The Persephonella sp. genome has a window encoding:
- a CDS encoding septation protein SpoVG family protein has product MRTLPQPKIKLLNLRLSKTTGNIKAFADIDFQGLTIRDVKVIHQNSQRPYVRLPEAAFIGNDGKKHYKHILEVNDPELKKDLSKVVLFAYYKELIKERGKKETP; this is encoded by the coding sequence ATGAGAACTCTACCACAGCCTAAGATAAAACTTTTAAATCTAAGGCTATCTAAAACCACAGGAAACATTAAAGCCTTTGCTGATATTGATTTTCAGGGACTAACCATAAGAGATGTAAAAGTTATTCATCAAAACAGCCAAAGACCCTATGTAAGACTTCCTGAAGCTGCTTTTATCGGTAATGACGGAAAGAAACATTATAAACATATTTTGGAAGTCAATGACCCGGAATTAAAGAAAGATTTAAGCAAAGTTGTTTTGTTTGCTTATTACAAGGAATTGATTAAAGAAAGGGGTAAAAAGGAAACCCCTTAA